One stretch of Arachis hypogaea cultivar Tifrunner chromosome 20, arahy.Tifrunner.gnm2.J5K5, whole genome shotgun sequence DNA includes these proteins:
- the LOC112784716 gene encoding protein LATERAL BRANCHING OXIDOREDUCTASE 1: protein MVEVDPIFVQAAEHRPKASITTAEGIPLIDLSPINYQDDEEATRLPSPSPVSNIIEEIGRACKEWGFFQVINHKVPLEKRQRIEDAAKKFFGLSLEEKLKVRRDDRNVLGYFEAEHTKNVRDWKEIYDFNVQQPTFIPPSHDHHHDDINIQFHWDNRWPLNPPHFREACEDYAEEVEKLAYKLMELIALSLGLAPNRFRGFFKHNTSNIRLNHYPPCPYPHLALGLGRHKDTGVLTVLNQDDVGGLQVRRKSDGEWITVKPISNSFIINVGDMIQVWSNDAYESVEHRVMVNSERDRFSIPFFLKPALYTDVEPLQELINDKNPPKYKAINWGKFRIARMRSNFTKSSVENLQIYHFKLSQ from the exons ATGGTAGAGGTAGACCCAATTTTTGTGCAAGCAGCAGAACACAGACCAAAAGCTTCAATAACCACAGCCGAAGGAATCCCTTTAATTGATCTGTCTCCCATAAACTACCAAgatgatgaagaagccacaagaTTGCCATCACCATCACCAGTTTCGAATATTATTGAAGAAATAGGGAGAGCATGCAAAGAATGGGGTTTCTTTCAGGTGATCAATCACAAGGTGCCTTTAGAGAAGAGGCAGAGGATTGAAGATGCTGCGAAGAAGTTCTTTGGTCTTAGTTTGGAGGAGAAGCTGAAGGTTAGAAGGGATGATAGGAACGTGCTTGGTTACTTTGAAGCAGAGCATACCAAGAACGTTAGGGATTGGAAGGAGATTTATGATTTCAATGTTCAACAACCTACTTTCATTCCACCATCTCATGATCATCACCATGATGACATAAATATTCAGTTTCATTGGGATAATCGTTGGCCTCTCAATCCTCCTCACTTTAG AGAAGCATGCGAAGACTATGCAGAAGAAGTGGAGAAACTAGCCTATAAGCTGATGGAACTGATTGCACTGAGCTTAGGGTTAGCACCAAATAGGTTCCGTGGCTTCTTCAAACACAACACAAGTAATATCAGACTGAATCATTATCCACCTTGCCCTTACCCTCATTTGGCACTTGGTCTTGGGCGCCACAAAGACACTGGAGTGTTAACTGTGCTTAATCAAGATGATGTTGGTGGTCTTCAAGTTAGACGAAAATCTGATGGAGAGTGGATCACAGTCAAACCCATTTCCAATTCTTTCATCATCAATGTTGGTGACATGATTCAG GTTTGGAGCAATGATGCATATGAAAGCGTAGAGCACAGGGTGATGGTAAACTCAGAGAGAGACAGGTTTTCCATTCCATTCTTCTTGAAGCCAGCATTGTACACTGATGTGGAACCTCTACAAGAGTTGATAAACGACAAGAACCCTCCAAAGTATAAAGCAATCAACTGGGGCAAGTTCCGCATTGCAAGAATGAGAAGTAATTTTACTAAGTCCAGTGTTGAAAATCTCCAAATTTATCACTTCAAGTTGTCCCAATAA